One segment of Candidatus Methylomirabilis lanthanidiphila DNA contains the following:
- a CDS encoding diadenosine 5'5'''-P1,P4-tetraphosphate pyrophosphohydrolase translates to MPREISAGVILFRRTPEPSYLLLHYESGHWDFPKGHIESGEDAQQTATRELKEETGVSELSFIDGYKQTLRYFFRQKGVGIFKIVIYFLAETDQSEVTLSHEHIGFDWLPYDLAMSRLTFKNSQDLLAKAQARLRAIRPLT, encoded by the coding sequence ATGCCGCGCGAGATCTCGGCAGGGGTAATTCTGTTCAGGCGGACGCCGGAACCGTCCTACCTGCTGCTCCATTACGAGTCAGGCCACTGGGACTTTCCCAAGGGGCATATTGAATCCGGCGAAGACGCGCAGCAAACGGCCACCCGCGAGTTGAAGGAGGAGACCGGGGTCTCTGAGCTCAGCTTTATCGACGGCTACAAACAGACGCTCCGATATTTTTTTCGCCAGAAAGGGGTCGGGATCTTCAAGATCGTCATCTACTTCCTTGCGGAAACAGATCAGTCTGAGGTCACCCTCTCCCATGAACATATCGGCTTTGACTGGCTTCCCTATGACCTCGCCATGAGCCGGTTGACCTTCAAGAACTCCCAAGATCTCCTGGCAAAGGCCCAGGCACGACTGCGGGCGATTCGGCCCTTAACTTAA